The DNA sequence AGAAAACGCGCCAACAGGCCTGGCAAGGCCGGCGCAACGCGTCATGATAGGTCAACTCCCCCGGGGAAATCGACCCGTCTTACTCCACGGTTACCTTCGCGGCGGACACCACGTCGGCCCACGTCTTGTGTTCCTGGCGGATCATCTGGCCAAAGGGCTCGGCCGGGGTGTAGATCAGCTCGGCGCCCTGGGCGGCCAGGGACTTCTTCAAATCGGGGGACGCCAGCACTTTTTTCAGCGCGGCTTCGATGGTGTCGAGTGCTTCCTTGGGGGTGCCCTTGGGCGCGGTAAAGCCGAACAGGTTGTTGGCTTCGACGCCCTTGACGCCTGCCTCGGCCATGGTCGGCACATCGGGCAGCAGCGTGACGCGCGTGGTCGACGCCACCGCCAGGAACTTGAGCTTGCCGGCCTGCACCAGCGCCATTGAACCCGGAATGCTGTCGAACATCATCGACGACGATCCGTTGGCCAGTTCGGGCAGGGCCTGCACGCTGCCCTTGTACGGAATGTGCGTCATCGACACGCCCGTCTTGAGCGCGAAGAGTTCGGATTCCAGATGCGACAGCGTGCCCGTGCCCTGCGACGCAAAGTTGTATTTGCCCGGCGCGGCCTTGAGCAGTGCGATCAGTCCGGCCACATCCTTGACTGGCAAGGACGTTGGCACCACCACGGCATGCGGCACGTTGCCCACGCCTGCGATCGGCACAAAGTCTTCCACCAGGCTGACGGGCTGGTTCTTGTAGATGCTGGCGGCGATCGCCTGGTTGGTGACGGCGGCCAGGTGCAGGGTGTAGCCATCGCGCGCGGCACGCGCCGCGGCGCCCAGGCCGATGGCGCCACCGGCGCCAGGACGGTTTTCGATGACCACGGTCTGCTTCAGTTCAACGCCCAGTTGCTGGCCGATGGCGCGCGCCAGCACGTCCGTTGCGCCAGCGGGCGGGAAGGAAATGATGACGGTGATGGGGCGGTCGGGGTAGGCCGCGACGGCAAAGCTGCTGGCGGCTGCGGCGAGCAGCGCGCCGGCCAGGGTGGCGAAGCGCAGGCGGTGAGTGCGGTGGCGCGTCGAGACAGCGGGTACGGCGTAGGTCATTGCATTCCTTGATCGGGAGCCGGCGGCAACAGCGCTTGCAGCTGCCAGGCGTAGATCGATAGCGAAGCAATATCCGTGCTAGTTGGCGGCCATGACTCCAGGCGGACGATGGCCGCGGCGGCGCGCCATCGTCCGTGCACGCCATGGTGCGTGCCTGCGCCTCAACGGTGCAGCGTCACGCCTTGACGGGATGTCCCGGCAGGCCCATCGCGCCCGTCCCCCTGGGTGCGCGCACGGCCGCTTCGACTTGCGCGGCCAGTATCTGCGCGGTGGCGGCGGACAGGGTCCAGCCAAGATGGCCGTGCCCGGTGTTGTAGAACACGCCGGGCAGGCGGCCCGGGCTCACGCGCGGCATCATGTCCGGCATCATCGGGCGCAGGCCGGCCCAGGGCGATACATGGTGGGTCGGCACGCCCGGGAATTCGCGGCGGGTCCAGGCCACCAGCGGCGCGATCCGGTCCGCGCGGATGTCGCGGTTTTCGCCATTGAATTCGGCGGTGCCTGCGACGCGCAGGCGGTTGGCGCCCAGGCGGCTGGTCACGATCTTGGCGGACTCGTCGAGCAGGCTGACCCACGGGGCGGCGGCGCGGCCCTCGTCGGTGTCCAGGTCCAGCGTGATCGAGTATCCCTTGACCGGGTAGATGTTGACGGTGTCGCCCAGCATGGCCGCAAAACGCCGGCTGGCCACGCCGGCGCAGATCACGACGGCATCGGCCTGGATCACGTCGTCGTGGCCGGCATCGCCCCGCGCGGCGGCGGGGGTGGACGTATCCGCGCTAAGGGTATCGGCCCGCTGCACCGCCGCGGCGTCCTGGGTCATGCCGTCTTGCGTGGCGCCGCGCGCAACACGCAGGCGGTAGCCGCCGTCGCCGGGCCGGTCGATGGCCTGCACGTCGGCATCCATGACAAAACGCACGCCGCGGCGCGCGCAGGCATCGGCCAGGCCGCGCGTGAAGCGGTGGATGTCGCCGGTCGCATCCGACGGCGTGAAGTAGCCGCCGTAGCAATCGCGGCCCAGGGACGGCTCGATGGCGCGGGCTTCGGCCGACGTCACGGCGTAGCGTTCCAGGCCGCCTTCGACCAGCAGCTGGTTGACCAGGCCGGCCGCGTCGAAGCTGGCCTTGTCATGGTAGATGTGCAGAATGCCGCGCTGTTCCAAGTCGAATTCGATGCCTTCATCGGCGGCCATCTGGTACAGATGCTTGCGCGATTCGATGGCCAGCCGGGTGGTGGCGATGGTGTTGCTGCGGTAGTCGCGGATGTGGCTCAGGAACTGCGCCACCCACGTGTACTTGTGCCAGCTGGGCAGCGGATTGAAGAGCAGGGGAGCGTTGCGCTGGGTCATCCACTTCAGCCCTTTGACGAGGGTGCTGCGGTGGTTCCAGACTTCGGCGTTGCTGGCGGACAGCTGGCCGCCGTTGGCGAATGACGTTTCCATCGCGGCATAACGGTGCCGGTCGATGACGGTCACATCGTGGCCGAGTTTGCTGAGCGCGTAGGCGGAAGTGACGCCGGTAATGCCGGCGCCGATGATGGCGATACGGGACATGAGGGCACTCGCAGGACGTAGGGGTGGATGGCCGTGTTGCCACGGATCACCCCATCTGTCCTGTTACCTGAGAGCTTCACCGGCCTGATGTTCAGACCGGTTCCCCTTCGGTGGATGCCCCGAAGGCATCTCTCTCCAGATCGTCTGTCCCGCGCAGTCCTGGTTGCCTGAGAGATTCCGGGGTGGTTGCTCCTTCGGCGCCGGCACGTGGCCGGACTCTTCTACGCGGTCGTTGAGTCGACGATTCAAGATAGTCGATGCAGCGGGGGCGGCGCAACCCCTTCGATGGTTGAGGAGCGGATTTGGTCGACGCGCTGCGCTCATCCCGGCGTGGCGTTCGCCTGTCCGCCGTCCAGGTCGATGACCGATCCGCTCAGGTACGCGGCGCGCGGCGAGCAGCAAAAGACGACCATGCTCGCGACTTCTTCCGGCTCCATCAGGCGGCCAAAGGGCAGGCCCTTGGTCAGCTCTTCCCAGCGGTCGCTGTCGCCCAGGCGGGTGGCGGCCAGGTCCTTGCTGACCGACACGATGCGCTGCGTGCGGGTCTGGCTCGGGTTGACGCCAAACACGCGCACGTTGTCGCGCGGGGACGCGCCGCCGACGGCTTTGGTAAACGCCATCAACGCCGCATTGGCGGTGCTGCCGGCCACGTATTCGTTACGCGGTTCGGCGCCGGCCATGCCGATGATGTTGGCAATCACGCCGCTGCGCCGCGCCTGCATGGCGGGCAGGCAGGCACGCACCAGGTTGATGTAGCCGTACAGCTTGAGTTCCCAGGCGGCGCGCCAGCGGGCATCGTCGACCTTGTCGAGCGACCCGCCGGGAATGGCGCCGGCATTGTTGACGAGGATGTCGACTTCGCCCGCCGCATCGGCCAGGCGCTGCGCCGCACCGTCTTCGCCCAGGTCGGCCGGAATGCATACCGGGGTGATGCCGGTGGCGGCGGCGATCGCTGCCGCGGCCAGTTCCAGCTTGGCCGGATCGCGCGCGGCCATGATGGGCGTGGCGCCTTCCTGTGCGAAAGCCAGCGCGCACGCGTAGCCGATGCCCTGCGATGCGCCGGTCACCAGCACGCGTTTGCCGTTCAGTTGCAGATCCATGTCAGTCCTTGTCGGCCGGCGATTGCTCGGCATACCAGTCGGCGATTTCACTGCCGGTAAAGAAGCCCACGCCCGGAGTCCGTTGCAGCAGGTCCAGCATCTGTTCCAGGTAGCCGAAACGATGCGGCACGCCGATCAGGTGGGGGTGCAGGCCCAGGGCCAGCACGCGCGGGCGATGGGTCGATTCGCGTTCGAACAGCGCCAGCGTGTTCTGCAGGCGCAGCAGCATTTCGGGTGACGAATGCTTTTCGATCGCGTAGATGATCGAGTCGTTGACTTCCAGGTTGTAGGGCAGGCCCAGCAAGGGACCCTTGGTCGTCGTCAACCAGTCGGGCAGGTCATCGATGACCCAGTCGCACACGTAGTCGACGCCGGCAGCCTTGAGCAGCTCGGGGGTGTCGACGGTTTCGCGCAGGCCCGGGCTGAGCCAGCCGCGCGGCCGCGTGCCGGTAAAGCCTTCGATCTTGCTCAGGGTCGCATCGATCAGCTCGGCTTCGGATCCGGCATGGTTGATCGATTTCTGATGCAGGCCATGGCCGATGAATTCCCAGCCGGCTTCGTGCATGGCGGCCGCGGCGCGCGGGTAGGCGTCGATCACGCTGGCGTTGAAGCTGGTCGATGCCGGCAGGCCGCGGTCGGCGATCGCGCGAATGATGCGCGGCAGGCCGGCGCGCATGCCGTAGTCGACCCAGCTGAAGTTGGGGACGTCGGGCACGGTTTCCTTGCCGTGCGGCGGCGTGATGATGGTGCGGGGCATGGCGTTCTCGAACTGCCAGTGCTCCACATTGACGACCAGGTGCACCATGATCCGGCCCTTGGGATGGGCGGTCAGCGGGGGGCGGTCGTCAGAGAAACGGTAGGGGACGCGGGGATTGGCCATCGAATGCTGCCTTGTCAGGAAGGGTGAAGTTCGGGTGCCCCGAGAGGGAGTCGCTTACTTGCCGGTAAATGCCGGCGGGCGTTTTTCCATGAAGGCGCGGCGGCCTTCGATATAGTCGGCGCTGGCAAAACACGCATCGACCGCGGCGTCGACCGCGGCGGCGTCACGGTCGGCCGGATCGCGCAGGGCATGCGCGATCGCGAGCTTGGCGGCACGCAGTGTCAGGGGCGCGTTGCCGGCAATCGCCGTCGCGACCGCATGCACTTCGGCGTCCAGCGCGTCGGCGTCGTGCGCGCGATGCACCAGGCCGATCCGCTCGGCTTCCGTGCCGTCGAACGTGGACGCGGTATAGAACAGTTCGGCGGTGCGTGCAGCGCCAATGGCATCCACGGTGTGACGGATGCCATCGAAGCCATAACCCAGACCCAGCCGCGCAGCCGGCATCCGGAAGCGCGAGGTGCGCGCGCAATAACGCAGGTCGCACGCCAACGCCAGCCCGATGCCGCCGCCCATGCACACGCCATGGATATTGGCGATGACGGGCAGCGGGAAATCGGTCAACGCATTCTGCGCGCGTGCCACCGCGGCGTTGTACGCCTCGACCGCATCGGCGCTGCCGCGCTGGGTTTCGAATTCGGAAATGTCGGCGCCCGACACGAAGGCTTTTTCACCCGCGCCGCGCAGCACCAGCACCCGCACGTCGTCGCGGCCCACCAGGGATTCGACAATGTCGCCCAGGCTCGTCCACATGCCGAAGCTCATGGCGTTGTAGCGGGCAGGGTTCGACAGCGTGATGTGGGCAATGCCGTCGGTCAGGGTCAGGTCGACCTGGCTCATAAGGATTCCTTTGGGATCAGACCGCGCCGCTGGCACGCATGGAACGGATCGCGTCGTCGTCGAACCCGATTTCTTTCAGGATCTCGTCGGTGTGCTCGCCCCAGTCCGGCGCTGATCGGGCAATGGCCGACGGCGTGCGTTCCAGGTGCACGGGCTGCGTGATGTATTGCTTGGTCGGGCCTTGCGGCGTGGTGGATTCGGCAACGACCTGCAGGTGCTGCACCTGGGGATCGTCGAACAGTTGCGGCACCGAATATACCGGGCCGGCCGGCACGCTGGCCTCGTTGAGCAGGTCCACCCAATGCGCCACCGTCTTGGGCGCAAAGATTTCCTGGATTTCGCGATTCAGGCGTTCGCGATGTTTGACGCGCAGCTTTTCGGTCTTGAATTCCGGGTCGCTGAGCCAGTCTTCCCTGCCGACGGCCTTGGCGAAACGGACCCAGCTGCCTTCCCCCGACGCGCCTAGGTTGAAGTAGCCGTCGGACGCGCTGAACAGGCCCATGGGGCTGCTGGTCGGATGGTCGTTGCCGACCTGGACCGGAATGTCGCCATCGTTCAGATACCGCGCGACCTGGAAGTCCATCATGGCGATCTGCGCGTGCAGCAGCGATACGTGCACCCACTGGCCCACGCCCGACTGCTCGCGTTCCAGCAGCGCCGTCATGATGCCGAGCGCGGCATACAGGCCCGAACTGGAATCCGCCACGGCCAGGCCCGCACGCACCGGGCCCTGGTCCGGATGCCCCGTGACCGACATCAGGCCGCCCATGCCCTGGACGATCTGATCGAACCCCGGCCGGCCGGCGTAGGGGCCGTCCTGGCCGAAGCCAGAAATGCTGGCCAGGATGATGCGCGGGTTGATTTTCTTGAGCGATTCATAGTCCAGGCCCAGCCGCGCCTTGACGTCCGGACGCCAGTTTTCGACCAGCACGTCGGCATCCTTGACCAGGCGCTTGATGATCTCGAGCGCTTCGGGCTTTTTCAGGTTCAGCGTCAGGGACCGCTTGTTCCGGTTCAGGTTCTGGAAGTCGCCGCCCAGCCGGTCGGCCGCGAACATGGCTTCGTTCGGGTCCACACCCGGCGGCGGTTCGACACGGATCACATCGGCGCCGAAGTCGGCAAGCATGCGGACGCAGGTCGGGCCCGCACGCACGCGCGACAGGTCGAGCACGCGAAATCGGGACAAGGCTTTGGAGGCGGAAATCTTGGGCATGGTGATCTATCGAAGAGTCGCCGACGAGGTGCGGGCGGAGGGGGACGGTATGGACAGGCTGGCAAGGCCGCGGTCATACCGATGGGCGAAGGCGAGGAGCACGGCTTCGGCGTGGGGGCGCGCGACGGCTTGCGCGGTGACGGGACGGCCGCGGCGATCGTGGCCTATCGGGAAAACAATTGCGGGCAGCCCCAGGTAATTGACGAAGGGCATCCAGCGGTGCAGCGCCAGCAACTGGTGCACATCGAAACCGGGGGCGCCGGGGGTGACGGTGTCCCAATCGGGCACGGGGCGGGGCAGGGCGGGCACCAGCAGCACGTCGGCATCGCCAAACACCGTGTCCACAAAGGCGTGCAGGCGGGCGCCACGCTGCGCGAGGGCGTCGTGATACCAGGCTTCGGGCATCGCGGCGCCAGGGATCAGCACGGCGCGGGCTGACGCACCCAATTGCGCGTCAGGGTCCTGCAACAAGGCGCGATGCGCGGCGGCGGCTTCGACATGCAGCACGACATGGGCGAGCCGCGACAGCGCGTCGAGTTGCGGCAGGTCGACCGCGTGCACGTCATGGTCGTCGCTGACGCGGGCAATGAAAGCCTGCAGTGCACTGATGACATCGTCATCGGGCGCAGCGGGTGGAAGGTGGGTGGCGACGCGCAAGGGCCTGGCCGCCGACAGCCACTCGGCGATGCCGTGGGGCGTCGCCGCCGCGTCGGTCAGTTCAGGCGCCACGGCCTGCGCGGCGCATGCATAGACCAGCGCGGCGTCGGCCACGGTCCGGGCAATGACGCCGACCGTATCGAGTGACGGCGCCAGCGGATGCACGCCCTGGCGCGAGAGGGCGTCCCAGGTCGGCTTGAAGCCGATCAGTCCGCAGGTGGCGGCGGGGATGCGGACGGAGCCGGCGGTGTCGGTGCCCAGCGAGGCATAACAGAGGCCGGCCGCCACCGCGGCGGCCGATCCGCCTGACGATCCCCCCACCACGGCGTCGATCGATACGGCGTTGATGGGGCGAGGCGACCAGGGCGACTCGCCGGTGGACCCGCAGGCCAGCTCGGCCATGGACAGGGCCGCCAGATTGGTGGCGCCGGCCTGCGCCAGGCGGGTCAGCACGTCGGCATCGCGTTCGGCCACGGGATCGGGCGGCTGCCCGCGTCCGCATCCGGCCTGCTGGCCGGCGATCGCAAAGATGTCTTTATGGGCCAGGGCGATACCGGACAGCGGACCGGCGGTGGCGCGGTCCGCCGGTGCACCGCTTTCGTGCCACCGCACCACCGACTGGCAGGCGGCGTCGGCCACGCGGGCCTGCGCCCACTGCGCGGCAAGCGCGTCGGCGCTCGACAGGCGGCCGGTGCGCAGTTGGTCGCGCAGGCCGGCCATATCCGCTGGCAAGGTCCTTGCATCATCCGGGTGCAGGGGTGCCTGTGCACCACGATGGTCCGGGCGGAAGGGGGGCGACGCGTGCGTCACGCCAGCTTCCTCAGCAGCGCGGCATACGCCGCCAGCCGGTCCGACGCCGGATCCATCGACCCGTCAACCGAGTTTGTCTGGATAGCCAAGCGAGGGGCGTACGCGGTATCCCTATAGGCGGCATCCGTTAATACCGGTTGCAGCCGACCCAGCGCCTTGGCCACGCCCGTGGCTTCCGGCAGCGTCAATACGACGCCGGCGCGCGCCGCCATCGCCATGCATGCCGCCGCATCCGGCCTGGCATCCAGCTCGGGATGAGCATCCACCATCGTTATTTCCCCCGGCTATAAAAATATTGACACTGCATCGTCCGTATATTTATAGTTAATTCAAATATTTTTATCAACACAATTCATCAGGACTCTCGCACCGCGACGGGTCGTGACCGCCTGATTCAGGGTGCGCTCCGTGCGCGTCCAGGCCCTTCACTCTGGAGTTTGCATGGCAGCGCATCAACACAACCCAGGCGTCATCGTGGCGGGTGCAGGTCCGGTCGGACTGGCTGCCGCGGTGGCCCTGGCGGATCAGGGCATCCCGGTCACGGTGCTCGAGTCCGAACCCCAGCTGCAGCATGACCTGCGCGCTGGCACCTTTCATCCGCCCACCATGGAAATGCTGGCGCCGTACGGCGTGACGGCGACCATGCTGGAGCAGGGCATCAAGGTGCCCCTGTGGCAGGTGCGGGATCGCAAGGAAGGCGTGATTGCCGAATGGGACATGAGTGTCATGTCCGACATCACGCCCTATCCGTTCCGCCTGCATCTGGAACAGCACAAGCTGGCCCGCATCATCGTGGACAAGCTGGCGACCTATCCGCATGCCAAGGTGATGTTCGGCGCGGCATTGAGCGGCATCGAGCAGGACGACACCGGCGTGCGCGCCACCATCACGCAAAACGGCGAAGAGATCGTGCTGACGGCCGACTGGCTGATCGGGGCGGATGGCGGCCGCAGCTTTACGCGCAAGGCCATCGGCACCGAATTCGAAGGCTTTACCTGGCCGGAACGCTTCGCCGTCATCAGCACCGATTACGATCTTGCGCAGCACGGCTACGCGATGAATGCCTACATTGCCGACCCTACCGAATGGGTGGCCGTGTTCTGCGTGCCGCACAACGGCCCCCCGGGTCTGTGGCGCGCCGTGTTCCCGATCGCCAATGCCGATCAGCCGGACGAAGAAGTGCTGTCGGACAAGGAAACGCAGGCCCGCCTGCGCGGCTTCATGCCCTGGCAGGACCGCTATCACGTGCCGTATTCCAGCATCTACCGCGTGCATCAGCGCGTGGCCAAGGACTGGCGCGTGAACCGCGTGCTGCTGGCGGGCGATGCGGCGCACGTCAACAATCCGCTGGGCGCGTTCGGCCTGAACGGCGGGTTGCATGACGCGATGAACCTGGCCGAGAAGCTGGGCCAGGTGTGGCGCAAGGAAGCCGACGTGTCGCTGCTGGACCGCTATGTGCGCCAGCGCCGCACTACCAATATCGAGTTCGTCCAGGCGAACTCGATCCGCAACAAACGCATGTTGGAAGAGACCGATCCGGCCGTGCGTGCGCAGCGTTTTGACGAACTGCGCGCCCAGGCGTCCGACCCCAAGTCGGCGCTGCCATTCCTGATGCAAAGCTCGATGATCATGAGCCTGCGCCGCGCCGCCGAGATCGAATGATGCCGCAGCGAATGACGCCGCGGCGAATGATGCCGCGGTGCTGCACGACCCCATAAGAAGAAGCAGTTCGAGGGCTGGAGGCGTTGACGAAACACGTGGGTTCAATCAACTGGGAAGCAGCATGACATTCAGGCATTTCTTCACTCTGTCCGCAACGCTCTGTCTGCTGGGGGCGGCGTCGGCCAGCCACGCGCAGGAATGGCCGCAGCGTCCGATCCGCCTCATCGTTCCGTTCGCGGTCGGCGGCAATACCGATGGCATTGCGCGGGTCACCGCCGAACGCCTGACCAATGCGCTGGGCCAGACTGTCGTGGTCGAAAACAAGCCGGGCGCCAATGGCATGATCGCCGCGCAGCAGGTGCAGCGCGCGCCGTCGGACGGCTACACGCTGCTGGTGGCGGCCATGCCGGTCATTGCCATCCTGCCCAAGATTGCGTCGGTGCCCTATGACCCGATCAAGGACTTCGTGCCTGTGACCAACCTGGGCAGCAATCCTTTCGTGCTGGGCGTGAACAAGAACGTGCCCGCCAAGAACGTCAAGGAATTCGTCGAGATGGTCAAGGCGGCGCCGGGCAAGTACAACTTTGCGTCGGGCGGATCGGGCAGCGTGTCGCATCTGTCGGGCGCGCTGTTCCAGAAGCGGGCCGGCCTGGACATGATGCACATCAATTACAAGGGTGATGCGCCTGCCATGGCGGGCCTGATCGGCGGCGAAGTCACCATGTACTTCGGCAATTTTTCGGCACTGGCGCCGCAGGCCAAGTCGGGTGCGATCCACCTGATCGGCGTGTCGAGCGAAAAGCGCTCGCCGCAATTCCCGGACGTGCCCACCATTGCCGAGTCCTATCCGGGCTTTCGTACCGAAACGTGGAACGGCCTGATGGCGCCGGCCGGCACCCCACGTGCGATTGTTGAACGCATCGCCCGTGAAGTGCAAAAGATCGCCAAGGATCCTGTCTATATCGAACGCATGACCAATTTCGGCGTCGAGATCGTTGCCGACACGCCGGAACATTTTGCCCAGACCATCAAGACCGACATCGATGTCTGGTCGGATGCAGTCAAGGCGGCCAACCTGAAAGTGGAATAAACCATGGCTAAGTCTTCTCCGATTCCCGATACCCTCGGCTACCGCGCCATTCTTGGCGCGATCGTCCCCTCCACCAACACAGTGGTGCAGCCTGAATACGAAGGCATGCGTGTTCCGGGCGTGACCAACCACGTGATGCGCATGGAGTTGCCGACCCGCCCTTACGACGATATGAAGAAGTATCGCGAGGCGCTCGACACGGAAGAGGGCAATCTGGCCGAAGCCGTCCGCCTGCTCGTCAATTGCGAGCCGGACGTCATCGCGCACGGGCATTCGATCCATTCCTTCCGCGGCAACATCGACCGCGCGCAGGCCGACCAGGACCGCCTGGCGCAGCTGGCCGGCGTGCCGTTCATGACGCCGTCGGTGTCGGTGGTCCGCGGCCTGGAAGCCATGGGCTTCAAGCGTATCGCGGTGCTGACGCCCTACTGGCCGCCGGCCGACGAATTGATCCGCTCGTTTTTCGTGGATAGCGGCTTTGACGTCGTGTCGCAGGTGGGCCTGAAGTGCCAGGGTCCGACCAATGTGGCGCGCACGTCGCTCGACACCATCCGCAAGGCCTTCCTGGAACTGGACCACCCCGATGCCGAAGCCTTCGTGCACGTGGGCACCAACCTGCCCGTGAGCGCCATTACCGAAGATATCGAGAAGGCCAGTGGCAAGCCGCTGATCGGCGTGAACGTCGCGACCTACTGGAACGCTCTGCGCAGCATCGGCATCCAGGATCGCAAGGAAGGCTACGGCCGTCTGTTTGCCGAATTCTGATCGCTGCCGCAACCGCACCATCTGCTGTACCGCCGGCCCGCCACCATGGCGCGCCGGCGTTTCCATTCCTCCAATAAGAACCAGGGGTAAGGCATGAAGATCCAGCACCGTGTACTGAGCATTGCACTCCTCGCCGCCTACGCCGGTGGCGCCTTTGCGGTCGGCCCGCAGCCGGCCCCATCGCCGCGCAAGGAAACCCTGACGATCGGGTACGTGAAGGTCGGTCACCTGTCGCCCATGATGGACGTGGCCGAGCCGCTCAAGGCCTGCAACGTCGAGGTCAAGCCGGTCGAATTCGTCCGGTATGCCGATGCGCGCACGGCCTTGCTGTCGGGGTCGGTGGACGTGTCGGGCATTGGCCCGG is a window from the Pigmentiphaga litoralis genome containing:
- a CDS encoding polysaccharide deacetylase family protein — encoded protein: MANPRVPYRFSDDRPPLTAHPKGRIMVHLVVNVEHWQFENAMPRTIITPPHGKETVPDVPNFSWVDYGMRAGLPRIIRAIADRGLPASTSFNASVIDAYPRAAAAMHEAGWEFIGHGLHQKSINHAGSEAELIDATLSKIEGFTGTRPRGWLSPGLRETVDTPELLKAAGVDYVCDWVIDDLPDWLTTTKGPLLGLPYNLEVNDSIIYAIEKHSSPEMLLRLQNTLALFERESTHRPRVLALGLHPHLIGVPHRFGYLEQMLDLLQRTPGVGFFTGSEIADWYAEQSPADKD
- a CDS encoding FAD-dependent oxidoreductase → MAAHQHNPGVIVAGAGPVGLAAAVALADQGIPVTVLESEPQLQHDLRAGTFHPPTMEMLAPYGVTATMLEQGIKVPLWQVRDRKEGVIAEWDMSVMSDITPYPFRLHLEQHKLARIIVDKLATYPHAKVMFGAALSGIEQDDTGVRATITQNGEEIVLTADWLIGADGGRSFTRKAIGTEFEGFTWPERFAVISTDYDLAQHGYAMNAYIADPTEWVAVFCVPHNGPPGLWRAVFPIANADQPDEEVLSDKETQARLRGFMPWQDRYHVPYSSIYRVHQRVAKDWRVNRVLLAGDAAHVNNPLGAFGLNGGLHDAMNLAEKLGQVWRKEADVSLLDRYVRQRRTTNIEFVQANSIRNKRMLEETDPAVRAQRFDELRAQASDPKSALPFLMQSSMIMSLRRAAEIE
- a CDS encoding CaiB/BaiF CoA transferase family protein; this encodes MPKISASKALSRFRVLDLSRVRAGPTCVRMLADFGADVIRVEPPPGVDPNEAMFAADRLGGDFQNLNRNKRSLTLNLKKPEALEIIKRLVKDADVLVENWRPDVKARLGLDYESLKKINPRIILASISGFGQDGPYAGRPGFDQIVQGMGGLMSVTGHPDQGPVRAGLAVADSSSGLYAALGIMTALLEREQSGVGQWVHVSLLHAQIAMMDFQVARYLNDGDIPVQVGNDHPTSSPMGLFSASDGYFNLGASGEGSWVRFAKAVGREDWLSDPEFKTEKLRVKHRERLNREIQEIFAPKTVAHWVDLLNEASVPAGPVYSVPQLFDDPQVQHLQVVAESTTPQGPTKQYITQPVHLERTPSAIARSAPDWGEHTDEILKEIGFDDDAIRSMRASGAV
- a CDS encoding Bug family tripartite tricarboxylate transporter substrate binding protein yields the protein MTYAVPAVSTRHRTHRLRFATLAGALLAAAASSFAVAAYPDRPITVIISFPPAGATDVLARAIGQQLGVELKQTVVIENRPGAGGAIGLGAAARAARDGYTLHLAAVTNQAIAASIYKNQPVSLVEDFVPIAGVGNVPHAVVVPTSLPVKDVAGLIALLKAAPGKYNFASQGTGTLSHLESELFALKTGVSMTHIPYKGSVQALPELANGSSSMMFDSIPGSMALVQAGKLKFLAVASTTRVTLLPDVPTMAEAGVKGVEANNLFGFTAPKGTPKEALDTIEAALKKVLASPDLKKSLAAQGAELIYTPAEPFGQMIRQEHKTWADVVSAAKVTVE
- a CDS encoding amidase, with the protein product MPADMAGLRDQLRTGRLSSADALAAQWAQARVADAACQSVVRWHESGAPADRATAGPLSGIALAHKDIFAIAGQQAGCGRGQPPDPVAERDADVLTRLAQAGATNLAALSMAELACGSTGESPWSPRPINAVSIDAVVGGSSGGSAAAVAAGLCYASLGTDTAGSVRIPAATCGLIGFKPTWDALSRQGVHPLAPSLDTVGVIARTVADAALVYACAAQAVAPELTDAAATPHGIAEWLSAARPLRVATHLPPAAPDDDVISALQAFIARVSDDHDVHAVDLPQLDALSRLAHVVLHVEAAAAHRALLQDPDAQLGASARAVLIPGAAMPEAWYHDALAQRGARLHAFVDTVFGDADVLLVPALPRPVPDWDTVTPGAPGFDVHQLLALHRWMPFVNYLGLPAIVFPIGHDRRGRPVTAQAVARPHAEAVLLAFAHRYDRGLASLSIPSPSARTSSATLR
- a CDS encoding Bug family tripartite tricarboxylate transporter substrate binding protein translates to MTFRHFFTLSATLCLLGAASASHAQEWPQRPIRLIVPFAVGGNTDGIARVTAERLTNALGQTVVVENKPGANGMIAAQQVQRAPSDGYTLLVAAMPVIAILPKIASVPYDPIKDFVPVTNLGSNPFVLGVNKNVPAKNVKEFVEMVKAAPGKYNFASGGSGSVSHLSGALFQKRAGLDMMHINYKGDAPAMAGLIGGEVTMYFGNFSALAPQAKSGAIHLIGVSSEKRSPQFPDVPTIAESYPGFRTETWNGLMAPAGTPRAIVERIAREVQKIAKDPVYIERMTNFGVEIVADTPEHFAQTIKTDIDVWSDAVKAANLKVE
- a CDS encoding D-amino acid dehydrogenase, producing the protein MSRIAIIGAGITGVTSAYALSKLGHDVTVIDRHRYAAMETSFANGGQLSASNAEVWNHRSTLVKGLKWMTQRNAPLLFNPLPSWHKYTWVAQFLSHIRDYRSNTIATTRLAIESRKHLYQMAADEGIEFDLEQRGILHIYHDKASFDAAGLVNQLLVEGGLERYAVTSAEARAIEPSLGRDCYGGYFTPSDATGDIHRFTRGLADACARRGVRFVMDADVQAIDRPGDGGYRLRVARGATQDGMTQDAAAVQRADTLSADTSTPAAARGDAGHDDVIQADAVVICAGVASRRFAAMLGDTVNIYPVKGYSITLDLDTDEGRAAAPWVSLLDESAKIVTSRLGANRLRVAGTAEFNGENRDIRADRIAPLVAWTRREFPGVPTHHVSPWAGLRPMMPDMMPRVSPGRLPGVFYNTGHGHLGWTLSAATAQILAAQVEAAVRAPRGTGAMGLPGHPVKA
- a CDS encoding short-chain dehydrogenase/reductase, which produces MDLQLNGKRVLVTGASQGIGYACALAFAQEGATPIMAARDPAKLELAAAAIAAATGITPVCIPADLGEDGAAQRLADAAGEVDILVNNAGAIPGGSLDKVDDARWRAAWELKLYGYINLVRACLPAMQARRSGVIANIIGMAGAEPRNEYVAGSTANAALMAFTKAVGGASPRDNVRVFGVNPSQTRTQRIVSVSKDLAATRLGDSDRWEELTKGLPFGRLMEPEEVASMVVFCCSPRAAYLSGSVIDLDGGQANATPG
- a CDS encoding enoyl-CoA hydratase; the protein is MSQVDLTLTDGIAHITLSNPARYNAMSFGMWTSLGDIVESLVGRDDVRVLVLRGAGEKAFVSGADISEFETQRGSADAVEAYNAAVARAQNALTDFPLPVIANIHGVCMGGGIGLALACDLRYCARTSRFRMPAARLGLGYGFDGIRHTVDAIGAARTAELFYTASTFDGTEAERIGLVHRAHDADALDAEVHAVATAIAGNAPLTLRAAKLAIAHALRDPADRDAAAVDAAVDACFASADYIEGRRAFMEKRPPAFTGK